The nucleotide sequence AGTTCTTTTTTACAGTCATTGCATACAATGTGATTACAGACCAATTGAACAGGCGCTCTACCAGCCTTCATAACTTCAAAACAAATAGGGCATTCTTTTTCAAGCTGTGCATTTCTAAGTGTCCTACAAGCTTGATTTAACTGATAAGTTAGAGATTCACCATAGGTATTGCCTAGTGCTATTTGTGCTCTTTCAAGGCCTTCTACTACTTTTTCTTCGCCTAACTTTTCAACATTTTCTCTATTTAATATGTTATCAAAAGCTTGTGCTAATAGCTGTTTTTTGCTTAAAGTATCAGCAAGTAGTTGTATGGCTTTAGGAGCATTCTCTTTTTCTTGAGTAGTAATTGGGTTATATAAAATACTTGCTAAAAAAGCCTGCTCTGTACTGGATGCGCCATAATCAATAAGTAAAGCAAGTGCGTCTTCATCCCCTTTTTGTGCGGCCAACATAAGAGGTGTAACACCATATTTATTTTCAGCATCAACAAGTGCATGATGATTTAAAAGTATTCCTACAATAGCATAATGCTTAAGCATTACTGCGTAGTGGAGAGGAGTATATTTATCTTTATCAACTATGTTAATATCTTGTCCTGGTAGGTTAATTAAATCTAGCGCTTGTTTTGTTTTACCTTGGGTAACTGCTACAAATATTTCTTGATTACGAGCTTCTTGGAGTGCATGCTGTTGTTGTGCCGTATCTTGTTCTTGCTTTAAACGAGCGCGTAGAATATCTTCATGGGCTTTTATTAAGTTTAATGTAGCTTCTTGGCAGTGTTTTACTGCATATTCATAAGCAGTAAAATCTTCTTTATCCTTAATTAAAGAATTAGCTCCTAATTTAAGAAGGTATGTTATTAAGAGGGGGCTATCATTAAAAGCTGCAATATGCAGAGGTGTTTTGCCTTCATTGTCTTGGGCATTAATATCAAAACCGTATTGCAGTAAAAACTGTACCATTTTTATTTTTTTACGATCAACTGCTAAATGAAGCAAGGTTTTACCTTCATATTCTGGATATTTATAAGCAGTAAGTAGTGGTGTTTCTTTTAAACAGAGCCCTAATATATCAGGTTCGTCATTAAATACTAACTCTAATGCTCTACTTTCAGTTTGAAGTGCCATAGGTAGTGTGGTTGTTGTTTGAGCTAATAGTACAAATATAAAAAATAAAGAGGATCCTTTAACAGAATTATTCATGAGTACCCTTTAATCATATGCTAGTATGTTGTTTTTACTAACAATAAATTACTTATCTAAATAAAAATAATAAACTATATAATAATTATTATAAAAGATACTTATATTTAAAGCAAAAGGGTATGTTGGCCAGATAAATAAAAAAGGACAGCTAAGCTGTCCTGAGCATTATTCATACACATATAAAGACATT is from Candidatus Dependentiae bacterium and encodes:
- a CDS encoding ankyrin repeat domain-containing protein; this translates as MNNSVKGSSLFFIFVLLAQTTTTLPMALQTESRALELVFNDEPDILGLCLKETPLLTAYKYPEYEGKTLLHLAVDRKKIKMVQFLLQYGFDINAQDNEGKTPLHIAAFNDSPLLITYLLKLGANSLIKDKEDFTAYEYAVKHCQEATLNLIKAHEDILRARLKQEQDTAQQQHALQEARNQEIFVAVTQGKTKQALDLINLPGQDINIVDKDKYTPLHYAVMLKHYAIVGILLNHHALVDAENKYGVTPLMLAAQKGDEDALALLIDYGASSTEQAFLASILYNPITTQEKENAPKAIQLLADTLSKKQLLAQAFDNILNRENVEKLGEEKVVEGLERAQIALGNTYGESLTYQLNQACRTLRNAQLEKECPICFEVMKAGRAPVQLVCNHIVCNDCKKELHICPLCRQQL